In one Populus nigra chromosome 12, ddPopNigr1.1, whole genome shotgun sequence genomic region, the following are encoded:
- the LOC133669227 gene encoding uncharacterized protein LOC133669227 isoform X2, with amino-acid sequence MEIVPPRSPEISGVCGHPIENPRVGDEYQAEIPSMISQSKHLQLLTIPSGSVGIFEASHSFLIGLPVPVMWVDNNKVNNGEDGGCGSLSHPGDAVLTDESSKSRKSKKHCTMKKEGSELNAELLDDGKELKPATFQSNVSGEDNLDQPCKRESYIPLPGLLHNPWKDADVDGFILGLYIFGKNLVQIKRFIDKEMGEILSFYYGKFYKSDAYRRWSDTRKTKRKKCVCGHRIFTGWRQQELFSRLDPHVPVHFRNTFQEVSLEFTKGKISLEDYVFNLKAIVGIQVFVEAVGIGKGKDDLTGLAMEPVKGNPLFPDCPVGKDCSSLTASDIIKLLTGGFRLSKARCNDIFWEAVWPRLLARGWHSEQPKNQGYVDTSHYLVFLIPGIKKFSRRKLVKGNHYFDSVSDVLSKVASEPTLIELEAEETRGSICNEEDGWDIGVPSSLDDQSICQPRHYLKPQVSKRNLNHVKFTVVDSSLGGGKKLSKVKEMRYSSDDLKVTSLFTTLSSRTPRIFSESSLDKNDLDALGMSLDGEKKMNNVDCNEGSTSHTCSSNSTKFTIVDTSLVHGGISVRPRELRCLPVEHDSASEMTNSTENEADSSDSSPVQHAPDAANRSDHIKGIFDRSIHDKSSELKGHRSRGTLKHQSSRRAKSRQSNNLVPLVKRRRLTACSDTEISNVIENFSGGIRSKQVGICCALKAPSAGGNAFKARGYRKKLSSTKPSVRGGPEEANGGGMLSANCFGMRKSRRENVEHQSPLLIDLNLPQIALASDNGDVVPMEVENIQRINANDTSFPSPLDNPNVDALSTSVDLASAAEEPDMNPRRHSTRSRPMTIKALAALEYGFLEVKKTPKCTGVRTHKKSHFKVLSQVPQQSQSKIKSCNVGIGTGDPNEERDASGAFIVE; translated from the exons ATGGAG ATAGTTCCTCCAAGATCTCCTGAGATAAGTGGTGTGTGTGGGCATCCGATAGAGAACCCTCGAGTTGGTGATGAGTATCAGGCAGAGATTCCATCCATGATATCGCAATCAAAGCATCTGCAGCTTCTAACAATTCCTTCTGGTTCGGTTGGAATATTTGAGGCTTCCCATTCCTTTCTAATAGGTTTACCTGTCCCAGTTATGTGGGTGGATAATAATAAGGTAAACAATGGAGAGGATGGAGGGTGTGGATCTCTGAGCCACCCTGGGGATGCAGTTCTTACAGATGAGTCCAGCAAATCTAGAAAAAGCAAAAAGCATTGTACTATGAAGAAGGAAGGTTCAGAGCTCAATGCTGAATTATTGGATGATGGAAAGGAATTGAAACCAGCAACCTTTCAATCTAATGTGTCAGGTGAAGATAACTTAGATCAGCCGTGTAAAAGAGAAAGCTATATCCCTCTTCCTGGTTTACTGCATAACCCTTGGAAAGATGCTGATGTAGATGGTTTTATTcttggtttatatatatttggaaaaaATCTTGTCCAGATAAAGAGATTCATAGACAAGGAGATGGGGGAAATACTGTCATTTTATTATGGGAAATTTTACAAGTCTGATGCATATCGTAGATGGTCAGATACCCgaaagacaaaaagaaagaaatgtgtATGTGGACATAGAATTTTTACAGGGTGGAGGCAACAGGAACTGTTCTCTCGTCTGGATCCGCATGTCCCAGTGCATTTTCGAAATACTTTCCAAGAG GTCTCGTTGGAATTTACAAAGGGTAAAATTTCACTAGAAGATTATGTATTCAATTTAAAGGCCATTGTTGGCATCCAAGTTTTTGTAGAAGCTGTTGGTATTGGTAAGGGGAAAGATGATCTCACAGGTCTTGCCATGGAACCTGTAAAGGGCAATCCATTGTTTCCTGATTGTCCAGTAGGCAAAGATTGCTCCTCCCTTACAGCCAGTGACATAATCAAGCTTTTGACTGGGGGCTTTCGTTTGAGCAAAGCTCGTTGCAATGACATTTTTTGGGAAGCTGTTTGGCCCCGTTTGCTGGCAAGAGGGTGGCACTCTGAACAACCGAAGAATCAGGGTTATGTTGATACCAGTCACTATCTTGTTTTTCTCATTCCTGGCATTAAGAAGTTCTCAAGAAGGAAACTTGTGAAAGGTAATCACTACTTTGACTCTGTCAGTGATGTTTTGAGCAAAGTTGCATCAGAACCAACACTTATTGAGCTTGAAGCTGAAGAAACTAGAGGCAGCATCTGCAATGAGGAGGATGGCTGGGATATAGGAGTACCGTCAAGCCTGGACGATCAATCCATTTGTCAGCCCCGTCATTATCTTAAACCTCAGGTTTCTAAACGCAATCTGAACCATGTGAAGTTCACTGTTGTGGATTCTAGTTTGGGTGGAGGGAAAAAATTATCCAAGGTGAAAGAAATGAGATATTCATCAGATGATTTGAAAGTTACGTCCTTGTTCACCACTCTTTCAAGTAGAACTCCGAGGATTTTTTCGGAGAGCTCACTGGATAAAAATGATCTGGATGCTCTTGGTATGTCATTGGAtggtgaaaagaaaatgaataacgTAGACTGCAATGAGGGTAGTACATCTCATACATGCAGCTCAAACTCTACAAAGTTCACCATTGTAGATACCAGTTTGGTCCATGGAGGAATATCAGTAAGGCCAAGAGAACTAAGATGTTTACCAGTTGAGCATGACTCTGCTTCTGAAATGACCAATTCAACTGAGAATGAAGCGGATTCCTCTGACAGTTCACCGGTTCAGCATGCACCAGATGCAGCAAATAGATCCGACCATATAAAGGGTATATTTGACAGGAGCATCCATGACAAAAGCTCTGAATTGAAAGGACACCGGTCAAGGGGAACTTTAAAGCACCAATCAAGTCGAAGAGCAAAATCCAGACAGTCAAATAACTTAGTCCCTCTGGTGAAACGACGGAGACTAACTGCTTGTTCCGATACAGAGATAAGCAATGTCATTGAGAATTTCTCTGGAGGCATTCGGTCAAAACAAGTGGGAATTTGTTGTGCTTTGAAAGCACCAAGTGCTGGTGGTAATGCCTTTAAAGCCCGTGGTTACCGAAAGAAGTTGTCATCAACTAAACCCTCGGTAAGAGGGGGTCCAGAAGAGGCGAATGGTGGAGGGATGTTGAGTGCAAATTGTTTTGGTATGAGAAAGTCTCGTAGAGAAAATGTGGAACATCAATCCCCGCTTTTGATTGATCTGAATCTACCTCAAATTGCTTTAGCCTCTGATAATGGGGATGTGGTGCCGATGGAGGTGGAAAACATCCAAAGAATAAATGCCAATGATACAAGTTTTCCATCTCCATTGGATAATCCTAACGTCGACGCATTGAGCACCTCTGTTGATCTTGCTTCTGCAGCAGAGGAACCTGATATGAACCCCAGAAGACACAGCACAAGAAGCCGACCAATGACCATTAAAGCATTGGCAGCTCTTGAATACGGGTTCTTGGAAGTGAAGAAGACGCCAAAGTGCACTGGAGTTCGTACACACAAGAAATCCCATTTTAAAGTCCTATCTCAGGTCCCACAACAAAgtcaaagtaaaataaagtCATGCAATGTCGGCATTGGTACTGGGGATCCGAATGAAGAAAGGGATGCTAGTGGAGCCTTCATTGTTGAATGA
- the LOC133669227 gene encoding uncharacterized protein LOC133669227 isoform X1, whose protein sequence is MEIESNQLDPDCNSTEESSVMQIVPPRSPEISGVCGHPIENPRVGDEYQAEIPSMISQSKHLQLLTIPSGSVGIFEASHSFLIGLPVPVMWVDNNKVNNGEDGGCGSLSHPGDAVLTDESSKSRKSKKHCTMKKEGSELNAELLDDGKELKPATFQSNVSGEDNLDQPCKRESYIPLPGLLHNPWKDADVDGFILGLYIFGKNLVQIKRFIDKEMGEILSFYYGKFYKSDAYRRWSDTRKTKRKKCVCGHRIFTGWRQQELFSRLDPHVPVHFRNTFQEVSLEFTKGKISLEDYVFNLKAIVGIQVFVEAVGIGKGKDDLTGLAMEPVKGNPLFPDCPVGKDCSSLTASDIIKLLTGGFRLSKARCNDIFWEAVWPRLLARGWHSEQPKNQGYVDTSHYLVFLIPGIKKFSRRKLVKGNHYFDSVSDVLSKVASEPTLIELEAEETRGSICNEEDGWDIGVPSSLDDQSICQPRHYLKPQVSKRNLNHVKFTVVDSSLGGGKKLSKVKEMRYSSDDLKVTSLFTTLSSRTPRIFSESSLDKNDLDALGMSLDGEKKMNNVDCNEGSTSHTCSSNSTKFTIVDTSLVHGGISVRPRELRCLPVEHDSASEMTNSTENEADSSDSSPVQHAPDAANRSDHIKGIFDRSIHDKSSELKGHRSRGTLKHQSSRRAKSRQSNNLVPLVKRRRLTACSDTEISNVIENFSGGIRSKQVGICCALKAPSAGGNAFKARGYRKKLSSTKPSVRGGPEEANGGGMLSANCFGMRKSRRENVEHQSPLLIDLNLPQIALASDNGDVVPMEVENIQRINANDTSFPSPLDNPNVDALSTSVDLASAAEEPDMNPRRHSTRSRPMTIKALAALEYGFLEVKKTPKCTGVRTHKKSHFKVLSQVPQQSQSKIKSCNVGIGTGDPNEERDASGAFIVE, encoded by the exons ATGGAG ATAGAATCAAATCAACTGGATCCCGATTGCAATTCCACTGAAGAATCATCTGTTATGCAGATAGTTCCTCCAAGATCTCCTGAGATAAGTGGTGTGTGTGGGCATCCGATAGAGAACCCTCGAGTTGGTGATGAGTATCAGGCAGAGATTCCATCCATGATATCGCAATCAAAGCATCTGCAGCTTCTAACAATTCCTTCTGGTTCGGTTGGAATATTTGAGGCTTCCCATTCCTTTCTAATAGGTTTACCTGTCCCAGTTATGTGGGTGGATAATAATAAGGTAAACAATGGAGAGGATGGAGGGTGTGGATCTCTGAGCCACCCTGGGGATGCAGTTCTTACAGATGAGTCCAGCAAATCTAGAAAAAGCAAAAAGCATTGTACTATGAAGAAGGAAGGTTCAGAGCTCAATGCTGAATTATTGGATGATGGAAAGGAATTGAAACCAGCAACCTTTCAATCTAATGTGTCAGGTGAAGATAACTTAGATCAGCCGTGTAAAAGAGAAAGCTATATCCCTCTTCCTGGTTTACTGCATAACCCTTGGAAAGATGCTGATGTAGATGGTTTTATTcttggtttatatatatttggaaaaaATCTTGTCCAGATAAAGAGATTCATAGACAAGGAGATGGGGGAAATACTGTCATTTTATTATGGGAAATTTTACAAGTCTGATGCATATCGTAGATGGTCAGATACCCgaaagacaaaaagaaagaaatgtgtATGTGGACATAGAATTTTTACAGGGTGGAGGCAACAGGAACTGTTCTCTCGTCTGGATCCGCATGTCCCAGTGCATTTTCGAAATACTTTCCAAGAG GTCTCGTTGGAATTTACAAAGGGTAAAATTTCACTAGAAGATTATGTATTCAATTTAAAGGCCATTGTTGGCATCCAAGTTTTTGTAGAAGCTGTTGGTATTGGTAAGGGGAAAGATGATCTCACAGGTCTTGCCATGGAACCTGTAAAGGGCAATCCATTGTTTCCTGATTGTCCAGTAGGCAAAGATTGCTCCTCCCTTACAGCCAGTGACATAATCAAGCTTTTGACTGGGGGCTTTCGTTTGAGCAAAGCTCGTTGCAATGACATTTTTTGGGAAGCTGTTTGGCCCCGTTTGCTGGCAAGAGGGTGGCACTCTGAACAACCGAAGAATCAGGGTTATGTTGATACCAGTCACTATCTTGTTTTTCTCATTCCTGGCATTAAGAAGTTCTCAAGAAGGAAACTTGTGAAAGGTAATCACTACTTTGACTCTGTCAGTGATGTTTTGAGCAAAGTTGCATCAGAACCAACACTTATTGAGCTTGAAGCTGAAGAAACTAGAGGCAGCATCTGCAATGAGGAGGATGGCTGGGATATAGGAGTACCGTCAAGCCTGGACGATCAATCCATTTGTCAGCCCCGTCATTATCTTAAACCTCAGGTTTCTAAACGCAATCTGAACCATGTGAAGTTCACTGTTGTGGATTCTAGTTTGGGTGGAGGGAAAAAATTATCCAAGGTGAAAGAAATGAGATATTCATCAGATGATTTGAAAGTTACGTCCTTGTTCACCACTCTTTCAAGTAGAACTCCGAGGATTTTTTCGGAGAGCTCACTGGATAAAAATGATCTGGATGCTCTTGGTATGTCATTGGAtggtgaaaagaaaatgaataacgTAGACTGCAATGAGGGTAGTACATCTCATACATGCAGCTCAAACTCTACAAAGTTCACCATTGTAGATACCAGTTTGGTCCATGGAGGAATATCAGTAAGGCCAAGAGAACTAAGATGTTTACCAGTTGAGCATGACTCTGCTTCTGAAATGACCAATTCAACTGAGAATGAAGCGGATTCCTCTGACAGTTCACCGGTTCAGCATGCACCAGATGCAGCAAATAGATCCGACCATATAAAGGGTATATTTGACAGGAGCATCCATGACAAAAGCTCTGAATTGAAAGGACACCGGTCAAGGGGAACTTTAAAGCACCAATCAAGTCGAAGAGCAAAATCCAGACAGTCAAATAACTTAGTCCCTCTGGTGAAACGACGGAGACTAACTGCTTGTTCCGATACAGAGATAAGCAATGTCATTGAGAATTTCTCTGGAGGCATTCGGTCAAAACAAGTGGGAATTTGTTGTGCTTTGAAAGCACCAAGTGCTGGTGGTAATGCCTTTAAAGCCCGTGGTTACCGAAAGAAGTTGTCATCAACTAAACCCTCGGTAAGAGGGGGTCCAGAAGAGGCGAATGGTGGAGGGATGTTGAGTGCAAATTGTTTTGGTATGAGAAAGTCTCGTAGAGAAAATGTGGAACATCAATCCCCGCTTTTGATTGATCTGAATCTACCTCAAATTGCTTTAGCCTCTGATAATGGGGATGTGGTGCCGATGGAGGTGGAAAACATCCAAAGAATAAATGCCAATGATACAAGTTTTCCATCTCCATTGGATAATCCTAACGTCGACGCATTGAGCACCTCTGTTGATCTTGCTTCTGCAGCAGAGGAACCTGATATGAACCCCAGAAGACACAGCACAAGAAGCCGACCAATGACCATTAAAGCATTGGCAGCTCTTGAATACGGGTTCTTGGAAGTGAAGAAGACGCCAAAGTGCACTGGAGTTCGTACACACAAGAAATCCCATTTTAAAGTCCTATCTCAGGTCCCACAACAAAgtcaaagtaaaataaagtCATGCAATGTCGGCATTGGTACTGGGGATCCGAATGAAGAAAGGGATGCTAGTGGAGCCTTCATTGTTGAATGA